One Microtus pennsylvanicus isolate mMicPen1 chromosome 3, mMicPen1.hap1, whole genome shotgun sequence DNA window includes the following coding sequences:
- the LOC142845388 gene encoding C-C chemokine receptor type 5 produces MDLQVSSTTYLYDDYGGATLCQKTNVKQVAAQLLPPLYSLVFIFGFVGNMLVFLILINFKKLKSMTDIYLFNLAISDLLFLLTLPFWAHYAANEWVFGNIMCKLLTGLYHIGYFGGIFFIILLTIDRYLAIVHAVFALKARTVTFGVITSGVTWVVAVFTSLPEIIFIKSQKEGLHSTCSPHFPHSQYHFWKSFQTLKMVILSLVLPLLVMVICYSGILQTLFHCRNAKKRHKAVRLIFAIMIIYFIFWTPYNIVLLLYNFQEFFGLNNCSSSNRLDQAMQVTETLGMTHCCINPVIYAFVGEKFRNYLSVLFQKHIVKRFCKHCPIFQQDNLDRINSVCTRSTGEQDVSTGL; encoded by the coding sequence ATGGATTTGCAAGTATCAAGTACGACCTATCTCTATGATGATTATGGTGGGGCAACACTCTGCCAAAAAACAAATGTGAAACAAGTTGCAGCCCAGCTCCTGCCCCCACTCTACTCTCTGGTATTCATCTTTGGTTTTGTGGGGAACATGTTGGTCTTCCTCATCCTGATAAACTTCAAGAAGCTGAAGAGCATGACTGACATCTACCTGTTCAACCTGGCCATCTCTGACCTGCTCTTCCTGCTCACTCTCCCATTCTGGGCTCACTATGCTGCAAATGAGTGGGTCTTTGGGAATATAATGTGTAAATTACTCACCGGACTCTATCACATTGGTTATTTTGGTGGAATCTTCTTCATTATCCTCCTGACAATTGATCGATACTTGGCTATTGTCCATGCTGTGTTTGCTCTGAAAGCCAGGACAGTCACCTTTGGGGTGATTACAAGTGGAGTCACTTGGGTGGTGGCTGTGTTTACCTCACTCCCAGAAATAATCTTCATCAAATCCCAAAAAGAAGGTCTTCATTCTACGTGTAGTCCTCATTTTCCACACAGCCAATATCATTTCTGGAAGAGTTTCCAAACATTAAAGATGGTCATCTTGAGTCTTGTCCTGCCCCTACTTGTCATGGTCATCTGCTACTCAGGAATCCTCCAAACCCTGTTTCACTGTAGAAATGCGAAGAAGAGGCACAAGGCTGTGAGGCTCATCTTTGCTATTATGAttatctactttattttctgGACTCCCTACAACATTGTCCTTCTTCTGTACAACTTCCAGGAATTCTTTGGACTGAATAATTGCAGTAGTTCTAATAGACTAGACCAGGCCATGCAGGTGACAGAGACTCTTGGAATGACACACTGCTGCATCAACCCTGTCATCTATGCCTTTGTTGGAGAGAAGTTCCGGAATTATCTCTCGGTGCTCTTTCAAAAGCACATTGTTAAACGTTTTTGCAAGCACTGTCCAATCTTCCAGCAAGACAATCTTGATCGTATAAATTCAGTCTGTACCCGATCCACAGGGGAGCAGGATGTTTCTACTGGTTTATGA